In one Parus major isolate Abel chromosome 13, Parus_major1.1, whole genome shotgun sequence genomic region, the following are encoded:
- the PCDH1 gene encoding protocadherin-1 isoform X3 — protein sequence METPRDQRAGARHAARSRHHPTPLQRRMNPLASCLGLWLLCQLPALASGTRAIYKVQEEQPPNSLIGSLASDYGLPDMGHLYKLEVGAPYLRVDGKTGDIYTTETSIDRENLRECQHLLPGEPCFLEFEVSITNLNANSSPRLLEGQIEVLDINDNTPNFASPVLTLSIPENTNIGTLFSIPLAMDRDSGPNGVASYELMAGPEAQELFGLQVAEDQDEKQPQLIVMGNLDREQWDSYDLTIKVQDGGNPPRASSALLRITILDMNDNAPKFEKALYEAELSENSPVGHSVLQVKANDSDQGSNAEIDYSFHQASDMVRRLLRLDRATGLITVQGPIDREDIGTLKFSVMAKDKGANPKSARTQVVVTIKDMNDNAPSIEIRGIGLVTHQDGMANISEDVPVETAVALVQVSDRDEGENAVVTCVVAGDVPFQLRQASETGSDSKKKYFLQTTTPLDYESVKEYTIEIVAVDSGNPPLSSTNSLKVQVMDVNDNAPVFSQSFTEVAFPENNEPDELVMEVSATDADSGSNAKLVYSLVTDPSSKGSFTIDPDSGEIRVKAVLDREQRERYEFLVVAEDKGSPSKQGTASVAINVMDRNDNDPKFMLSGYNFSVMENMPPLSPVGMVTVIDADKGENARIQLSVEQDNGDFVIQNGTGTILSSISFDREQQSTYTFRLKAVDGGDPPRSAYVGVTINVLDENDNAPFITSPSNATYKHILPHTSPGQQVSKVKAEDIDSGINAELIYSITGGNPFELFQISPQSGDITLEKEILRKHHGLHRLVVRVNDKGKPSRHGTALVHFYVNETLANRTLLDTLVGHSLDTPLDIDIAGDPEYERSKQRSNILFGVIAGIVAVTLVIVLVVLVRYCRQREAKSGYQAGKKETKDLYAPKQASKSGKSKSKVKKSKSPKPPKPTEDEEETGLQKSLKFNLMNDSVSDSPRIHLPLNYPPGSPDLGRHYRSNSPLPSIQLQPQSPSASKKHQVVQDLPATNTFVGTGDNNSTGSEQYSDYSYRTNPQKYTNKQLPHRRVTFSAASQAQDLQDPSQHSYYDSGLEESETPSSKSSSGPRIGPLALPEDHYERTTPDGSIGEMEHPENESPERSRL from the exons ctcccctgcagcGCAGGATGAACCCGCTGGCGTCCTGCCTCGGCCTGTggctcctctgccagctcccagccctggcctcGGGGACACGTGCCATCTACAAAGTGCAGGAGGAACAACCCCCCAACAGCCTCATAGGGAGCCTGGCCTCCGACTACGGCTTACCGGACATGGGGCACCTCTACAAGCTGGAAGTGGGGGCCCCGTACCTCCGTGTGGATGGCAAGACAGGGGACATCTACACCACAGAGACCTCCATCGACCGGGAGAACCTGCGGGAGTGCCAGCACCTCCTCCCTGGAGAGCCCTGCTTCCTGGAGTTCGAGGTGTCCATCACTAACCTGAACGCCAACAGCAGCCCGCGCCTGCTCGAGGGGCAGATCGAGGTGCTCGATATCAATGACAACACCCCCAACTTCGCCTCGCCCGTCCTCACCCTCTCCATCCCCGAAAACACCAACATCGGGACGCTCTTCTCCATCCCCCTGGCCATGGACCGCGACTCAGGCCCCAATGGCGTTGCCTCCTACGAGCTGATGGCTGGTCCGGAGGCGCAGGAGCTCTTTGGGCTGCAGGTGGCCGAGGACCAGGATGAGAAGCAGCCTCAGCTGATCGTCATGGGGAACCTGGACCGGGAGCAGTGGGACTCCTACGATCTGACCATCAAGGTGCAGGATGGGGGAAACCCCCCGCGGGCGAGCAGTGCCCTGCTCCGCATCACCATCCTGGACATGAACGACAACGCGCCCAAGTTCGAGAAGGCCCTGTACGAGGCAGAGCTCTCTGAAAACAGCCCAGTGGGGCACTCTGTCCTCCAG GTGAAAGCCAACGATTCGGACCAGGGTTCCAATGCCGAGATCGACTACTCCTTCCACCAGGCCTCGGACATGGTGCGGCGGCTGCTGCGCCTGGACCGCGCCACGGGGCTCATCACCGTGCAGGGCCCCATCGACCGTGAGGACATCGGCACCCTCAAGTTCTCCGTCATGGCCAAGGACAAGGGCGCCAACCCCAAGAGCGCCCGCACGCAGGTGGTGGTCACCATCAAGGACATGAACGACAACGCACCCTCCATAGAGATTCGGGGCATAGGATTGGTCACCCACCAGGATGGCATGGCCAACATCTCGGAGGACGTGCCAGTAGAGACAGCAGTGGCTCTGGTGCAGGTGTCCGACCGAGATGAGGGTGAAAATGCAGTGGTGACCTGCGTGGTGGCCGGTGACGTCCCATTCCAGCTGCGCCAGGCCAGTGAGACAGGGAGTGACAGCAAGAAGAAATACTTCCTGCAGACCACCACCCCGCTGGACTACGAGTCGGTGAAGGAGTACACAATTGAGATTGTGGCCGTGGACTCGGGGAACCCGCCCCTCTCCAGCACCAACTCCTTGAAGGTGCAGGTGATGGACGTCAATGATAATGCCCCTGTCTTCAGCCAGAGCTTCACTGAGGTGGCCTTCCCTGAGAACAACGAGCCCGATGAGCTGGTCATGGAGGTGAGCGCCACTGATGCTGACAGTGGCTCCAACGCCAAGCTGGTTTATTCCCTGGTGACAGACCCCTCCTCCAAGGGCTCTTTCACCATTGACCCTGACTCCGGGGAGATCCGGGTGAAGGCGGTGCTGGACCGAGAGCAGCGAGAACGCTACGAGTTCTTGGTGGTGGCAGAAGATAAGGGCAGCCCCAGCAAGCAGGGCACAGCGTCCGTGGCCATCAACGTCATGGACAGGAATGACAACGACCCCAAGTTCATGCTGAGCGGCTACAACTTCTCAGTGATGGAGAACATGCCGCCCCTCAGCCCTGTGGGCATGGTGACGGTCATCGATGctgacaaaggagaaaatgccCGGATCCAGCTGTCAGTGGAGCAAGACAACGGGGATTTTGTCATCCAAAATGGCACTGGCACCATCCTCTCCAGCATCTCTTTCGACCgggagcagcagagcacctACACCTTCCGACTCAAGGCGGTGGACGGTGGGGATCCACCCAGGTCTGCCTATGTGGGGGTGACCATCAACGTCTTGGATGAGAATGACAATGCCCCCTTCATCACTTCCCCCTCCAACGCCACCTACAAGCACATCCTGCCCCACaccagccctggccagcaggTGAGCAAGGTCAAGGCAGAGGACATCGACTCGGGCATCAATGCCGAGCTGATCTACAGCATCACAGGAGGAAACCCCTTTGAGCTCTTCCAGATCTCCCCGCAGAGCGGAGACATCACCCTGGAGAAGGAGATCCTGCGCAAGCACCATGGCCTGCACCGCCTGGTTGTGCGTGTCAACGACAAGGGCAAGCCCTCGCGGCACGGCACGGCTCTGGTGCACTTCTACGTCAACGAGACGCTGGCCAACCGCACGCTGCTGGACACGCTGGTGGGGCACAGCCTGGACACCCCACTGGACATCGACATCGCTGGCGACCCTGAGTACGAGCGCAGCAAACAGCGGAGCAACATCCTCTTCGGGGTCATCGCCGGCATCGTGGCCGTCACCCTGGTCATCGTGCTGGTGGTCCTGGTGCGCTACTGCCGGCAGCGCGAGGCCAAGAGTGGCTACCAGGCAGGCAAGAAGGAGACCAAGGACCTGTATGCACCCAAGCAGGCCAGCAAGAGCGGGAAGAGCAAGAGCAAGGTGAAGAAGAGCAAGTCTCCCAAACCTCCCAAGCCCacagaggatgaggaggagacaGGGCTGCAGAAATCGCTCAAGTTCAACCTCATGAACGACTCCGTCAGCGACAGCCCCCGGATCCACCTGCCCCTGAACTACCCTCCGGGCAGCCCGGACCTGGGCCGCCACTACCGCTCCAACTCACCGCTGCCCTCCatccagctgcagcctcagtCACCCTCCGCCTCCAAGAAGCACCAAGTGGTGCAGGACCTGCCGGCCACCAACACCTTTGTTGGCACCGGGGACAACAACTCGACGGGCTCCGAGCAATACTCGGACTACAGCTACCGCACCAACCCCCAGAAATACACCAACAAGCAG TTACCTCATCGCCGAGTGACGTtctctgcagccagccaggctcAGGACCTGCAGGacccctcccagcacagctacTATGACAGTGGGCTGGAGGAATCTGAGACCCCCAGCAGCAAATCTTCGTCGGGGCCCCGCATCGggcccctggccctgcccgAGGACCACTACGAGCGCACCACGCCTGATGGCAGCATCGGGGAGATGGAGCACCCTGAGAACG